One genomic region from Phycodurus eques isolate BA_2022a chromosome 16, UOR_Pequ_1.1, whole genome shotgun sequence encodes:
- the LOC133414775 gene encoding C1q-related factor, whose protein sequence is MLVLVLVVLIPVLVSSVGTDPGHYEMLGTCRMVCDPYLNKGTPSSSTSSTGLQAEAEALSDHGNIPPPSTLLQGPQGKPGRPGKPGLPGPPGEPGPPGPAGPPGDRGDQGKTGILGLGGNGAISTATYSTVPRVAFYAGLKNPHEGYEILKFDDVVTNLGNNYDGVAGKFVCSIPGTYFFIYHVLMRGGDGTSMWADLCKNGQVRASAIAQDADQNYDYASNSVILHLDAGDEVYIKLDGGKAHGGNNNKYSTFSGFILYAD, encoded by the exons ATGCTGGTTCTGGTCCTGGTGGTGCTCATCCCCGTGCTCGTCAGCTCCGTGGGTACGGACCCCGGCCACTACGAGATGCTGGGCACCTGTCGGATGGTGTGCGACCCCTACCTGAACAAGGGCACCCCCAGTAGCAGCACCAGCTCCACGGGGCTGCAAGCCGAGGCGGAGGCGCTCAGCGACCACGGCAACATACCGCCGCCCTCCACGCTACTGCAGGGACCGCAGGGGAAGCCCGGCAGGCCGGGGAAGCCGGGGCTGCCCGGGCCGCCGGGAGAACCGGGGCCGCCCGGGCCGGCCGGGCCTCCGGGCGACAGGGGGGACCAAGGAAAGACTGGAATTTTGGGTCTCGGTGGAAACGGAGCTATCAGCACGGCCACCTACAGCACGGTGCCCCGGGTGGCCTTCTACGCCGGCCTCAAGAACCCGCACGAAGGCTACGAGATCCTTAAGTTTGACGACGTGGTCACCAACCTGGGCAACAACTACGACGGCGTCGCGGGCAAGTTTGTGTGCAGCATTCCGGGCACGTACTTCTTCATCTATCACGTGCTGATGAGAGGAGGCGACGGCACCAGCATGTGGGCCGACCTCTGCAAGAACGGACAG GTTCGTGCCAGTGCCATCGCCCAAGACGCGGACCAGAACTACGACTACGCCTCCAACAGCGTCATCCTCCACCTGGACGCGGGGGACGAGGTCTACATCAAGCTGGACGGCGGCAAAGCTCACggcggcaacaacaacaagtacAGCACCTTCTCGGGCTTCATCCTCTACGCGGACTGA